Part of the Bacillus sp. THAF10 genome is shown below.
TCTCACACGGATGATTTCTTCCTTTAACCGGATCCCGCGCATTTGTGAGACCATCTGGCGAACTTCTTTTAATGCAGTTCTTGCGGTTTGTTGCACGTCGTTTAGCTCTAATTTTGCTTGTTCCGGATTTTGTAGGATAATCTTCTTTGCTAAATCACTTTTTAATCCAATTAAAGAAAGCTTTTGGCCGAGTGTATCATGAAGGTCTCTTGCAATTCTTTGTCGTTCCTCCTGAATGATTAGTTCTGATATTCGCTTATTTGCCACATCGAGTTGTGCCTCCAGTTGATCTTGTTTTCGTTTATTATAAAGGTTAAACGGAAGCAGGATGACAGCAATCCATATAATCACGACAAACGGTATTTGAGTTAAAAATAACTCGTCTCTTATAATAAAGTTGATGTTAATTGCCACAGTTGTTGCGATTAAATGAATAATGTAAAGCACGATAAAGGCAATTTTATTTCGTATTTTGCCATTGTAAAATGCAATATAAAAAGCAAAATAGATGAAATGAAACAAAATCGTCATGGTGATGGATATGGCAATTAGAATGCATGTCCATAAATACACCGGCCATTTTTTAGAAAGAAATGCTAAACGGTATGTAAGAAAGAAAATAATCGTTAAAATAATCCCAACAATGATTTCTGGAGTAGATGATGATTGAAAAATAAAATAAAAGGGGAGGATGCTGAAAACACTCCATATATAAGGAGAAATACCTGACCCCTTTTGGAAAATGGTAAATCTTTTTTTCATGTAAAAGCCCTCATTCTCTTCAAAAATTCTCTTAAGGTCATTTTATCATATTAACCAATTTAAATTGTCCATTGATCATGGATAATACCAACCACATACCACTTGCCATCCAACTGCTCCACGACAACACGAAGGCTTCTCCAATCCAATCCTTCATATTTTGGATCAATTCCTGAAAAATGAAACTCAATCACAATAGCATCAGGGTAGAATTCTTGTGCATTATCCAAGCTATTTCCTTGCCCTATGCGCTTGTTGGTCGATACCTCCTCTGGTTGAGCAAAATCTACATCATAAACAAACTTCTCATAATAATCTTGAAAGGTAAGATTAATCGGATCTCCTGACCCATCAAACTCTCCCCACGTATAGACCGTCTGATCTTGCCAAATTGTTTTTATTTGCTCCCCAGTAAAAGTTTGGTCAGATTCTTCCCTGATATATGCATAAGGAGTAAATCGGACTCCTTTCACTGGATGGACCACCTCACTTAATGTGGAGAAATCTTTATCTCTGAGTAAGGTAGCAACAGATAAGGCAAATTCATCTGCTTTTATTTCCTCTTGTTCTTCCTCTTCATCAGTGTGTCCATTTTCTACTGGAGTGGGGTCTTCCACTGCTTCTCCTTTTTCAAATAATGCACACCCAAATAAGGATAAAATTAAGCAAATGAAAATCGTTAGCTTTAAGTACCTCATACTCCTTCCCCCTTCGGATTAGTTTTACAAAATACTTTGCTATTCTCTATTGTATTATCACTTTGAGCATGAAAGAAGCAGGTTTTGGATATTCAAAAGAAACAAACCCGCTTATTCTTAGCGGGTTTTGGTAGGAAGTTAAGATAATTTTTCTTTCAAGCTTTCTAAGCTTTCTTGATAATACTCACTTGCAAGCTTGTACTGGCAATTGTCATAATAATATTTTGCGAGCATTTCCGTATATTTGACATTAAATCGTTTGTTTCCTGCTTTCTCAAAATAAGGTAACACTTGATCCTTAATATAAGATTCTATTTCCGGATTTTTATCAATTTTATAGATATGGGTGGTGAAATGAATGATATGCTCTTGGTTGTTGTCGCGTTTTGCTAATAGCAATCCCTGCTCTGCCCATTCTCTGGAAAATTCAAATTGGTTTAGGTTAATATATTCAAAAACAAGACCTAGAATAGAATAGACACTTCTACTATCCTGATTCTTAAGTTTGAGAGACTCTAAATAATAGTGAATAGCTTCTTCAGATTGTTGCAAACGAGATTTAATAGAGCCGAGGTTATT
Proteins encoded:
- a CDS encoding sensor histidine kinase; its protein translation is MKKRFTIFQKGSGISPYIWSVFSILPFYFIFQSSSTPEIIVGIILTIIFFLTYRLAFLSKKWPVYLWTCILIAISITMTILFHFIYFAFYIAFYNGKIRNKIAFIVLYIIHLIATTVAININFIIRDELFLTQIPFVVIIWIAVILLPFNLYNKRKQDQLEAQLDVANKRISELIIQEERQRIARDLHDTLGQKLSLIGLKSDLAKKIILQNPEQAKLELNDVQQTARTALKEVRQMVSQMRGIRLKEEIIRVRQLLDAAEIKMEIIEDLPLKKNSLFLENILSMCLKEAVTNVVKHSKATVCMITIKQVGNEILLSVEDNGIGKAKGIDTFKGSGILGMKERLEFVNGTLDIQHEKGTKLLIKVPNMVNQGEKEEPI